The following proteins are co-located in the Dietzia timorensis genome:
- a CDS encoding sugar phosphate nucleotidyltransferase, protein MSTTEAVVLVGGKGTRLRPLTISAPKPMLPTAGLPFLTHLLARIKAAGIDRVVLGTSFKAEVFEEHFGDGSELGLEIAYVVEDEPLGTGGGIRNVADALTADTIMVFNGDVLGGTDLRHVLDTHEKNSADVTMHLVRVADPRAFGCVMTDENGRVEQFLEKTQDPPTDQINAGTYVFQREVIDEIPAGVPVSVEREVFPKLIADERRVFAHVDSAYWRDMGTPEDFVRGSADLVRGIAPSPALPEAKGESLVHEGAGIGAGAVLIGGTVVGRGAEIGAGARLDGAVVFDGAKIEAGAVVERSIVGFGARIGPRALVRDGVIGDGADIGARCELLRGARVWPGVEIPDGGIRYSTDM, encoded by the coding sequence ATGAGCACCACCGAGGCCGTCGTTCTCGTCGGAGGTAAGGGTACGCGCCTGCGGCCGCTGACGATCTCAGCGCCCAAGCCGATGCTGCCGACCGCGGGACTACCATTTCTCACCCACCTGCTCGCGCGCATCAAAGCCGCCGGCATCGATCGCGTGGTGCTCGGGACATCCTTCAAGGCGGAGGTGTTCGAAGAGCATTTCGGCGACGGGTCGGAGCTGGGCCTGGAGATCGCCTACGTCGTCGAGGACGAGCCACTGGGCACCGGCGGCGGCATACGCAACGTCGCCGACGCGCTCACCGCGGACACGATCATGGTGTTCAACGGGGACGTGCTGGGTGGTACCGATCTGCGCCACGTGCTCGACACCCACGAGAAGAACTCCGCCGACGTCACCATGCATCTGGTTCGCGTCGCAGACCCGCGCGCCTTCGGCTGCGTGATGACCGACGAGAACGGCCGCGTGGAGCAGTTCCTCGAGAAGACCCAGGACCCGCCGACCGACCAGATCAACGCGGGCACCTACGTCTTCCAGCGCGAGGTGATCGACGAGATCCCGGCGGGCGTGCCGGTGTCGGTCGAGCGTGAGGTGTTCCCCAAGCTCATCGCCGACGAGCGCCGCGTGTTCGCGCACGTCGATTCCGCCTACTGGCGCGACATGGGGACACCGGAGGACTTCGTCCGCGGGTCTGCCGACCTCGTGCGCGGGATCGCGCCGTCGCCTGCGCTTCCCGAGGCGAAGGGCGAATCGCTCGTCCACGAGGGCGCAGGCATCGGTGCCGGCGCGGTGCTCATCGGCGGGACCGTCGTGGGGCGCGGCGCCGAGATCGGCGCCGGTGCCCGGCTCGACGGCGCGGTCGTGTTCGATGGCGCGAAGATCGAGGCAGGTGCCGTCGTCGAGCGTTCCATCGTGGGCTTCGGCGCGCGTATCGGACCGCGGGCTCTCGTCCGCGACGGCGTCATCGGCGACGGAGCCGATATCGGCGCGCGCTGCGAGCTCTTGCGCGGCGCCCGCGTGTGGCCCGGCGTGGAGATCCCCGACGGCGGGATCCGCTACTCCACGGACATGTAG
- a CDS encoding coenzyme F420-0:L-glutamate ligase, with the protein MSEHAAAGPIEIWAPDGLPDFRPGDDLAGALARVLGDSPQGLADGDIVVLTSKVLSKVEGRLVPAPTDPEARDVLRRRLIDQETVRVVAQIKRTLITENALGIVQAASGVDGSNVAADEIALLPEDPDGSARALAASLAELTGCRVGVLVTDTMGRAWRTGQTDAAIGAAGVTVLAGYAGMVDAAGNELFVTEIAVGDELAAAADLAKGKTGARPVAVVRGCAHLVTGAATSSGAGELIREAGYDLFRLGTNEALAAGRVEAVPARRSVREFAADPVPPELLEQCVADALTAPAPHHSHPVRFVRVAGPRRTALLDAMAAAWEEDLRADGFSADQRAGRMARGDILRRSPELVLAFICEDAGPHDYPDARRAACEETMFTVAGGAAVQSLLVALAARGLGSCWVGSTIFAAEVCRAELDLPESWRPLGSVAVGYPAAPVPERQPSAAGEYYMSVE; encoded by the coding sequence GTGAGCGAGCACGCCGCCGCTGGTCCGATCGAGATCTGGGCGCCCGACGGCCTGCCCGATTTCCGGCCGGGCGACGACCTCGCGGGCGCTCTCGCGCGCGTACTTGGGGACTCGCCGCAGGGCCTCGCCGACGGTGACATCGTCGTACTCACCTCGAAGGTGCTCTCGAAGGTCGAGGGGCGGCTTGTTCCCGCCCCCACCGATCCGGAGGCCCGAGATGTGTTGCGCCGCCGATTGATCGATCAGGAGACGGTGCGCGTCGTCGCGCAAATTAAGCGGACGCTTATCACCGAGAACGCGCTCGGGATCGTGCAGGCGGCGTCGGGCGTGGACGGTTCGAACGTGGCCGCGGACGAGATCGCGCTTCTGCCCGAGGACCCCGACGGCTCCGCTCGAGCGCTCGCCGCCTCGCTCGCAGAGCTCACCGGGTGCCGGGTCGGCGTGCTCGTCACCGACACCATGGGGCGCGCGTGGCGCACCGGCCAGACCGACGCGGCGATCGGCGCCGCCGGGGTCACCGTGCTCGCCGGGTACGCGGGGATGGTCGACGCCGCCGGGAACGAGCTGTTCGTCACGGAGATCGCCGTGGGCGATGAGCTCGCCGCCGCCGCGGACCTGGCGAAGGGCAAGACCGGCGCGCGCCCGGTCGCCGTCGTCCGGGGTTGCGCGCACCTGGTGACGGGAGCGGCGACGTCATCCGGGGCCGGGGAACTGATCCGCGAAGCCGGGTACGACCTGTTCCGGCTCGGCACCAACGAAGCGCTCGCGGCCGGCCGCGTCGAGGCCGTGCCCGCGCGGCGTTCGGTGCGCGAGTTCGCAGCCGACCCGGTACCGCCCGAGCTGCTCGAGCAGTGCGTCGCCGACGCGCTCACCGCGCCGGCGCCGCACCATTCACACCCCGTCCGGTTCGTCAGGGTCGCCGGCCCGCGGCGCACCGCACTTCTCGACGCGATGGCCGCGGCGTGGGAGGAGGACTTGCGCGCCGACGGGTTCTCGGCGGATCAGCGCGCCGGTCGGATGGCGCGCGGGGACATCCTCAGGCGCTCCCCCGAACTGGTCCTGGCGTTTATCTGTGAGGACGCCGGTCCGCACGACTACCCCGATGCGCGGCGCGCCGCGTGCGAGGAGACGATGTTCACCGTGGCGGGCGGCGCCGCCGTGCAGTCCCTGCTCGTCGCGCTCGCGGCACGCGGGCTGGGATCCTGCTGGGTCGGTTCGACGATCTTCGCCGCTGAGGTCTGCCGCGCCGAACTCGACCTCCCGGAGAGCTGGCGGCCGCTGGGATCGGTCGCCGTCGGCTACCCCGCAGCGCCGGTGCCGGAAAGGCAGCCCTCCGCCGCGGGCGAGTACTACATGTCCGTGGAGTAG
- the cofD gene encoding 2-phospho-L-lactate transferase: MKLCVLVGGVGGAKFLMGARELLGTDTPGSPHTIDAVVNIGDDAWMHGLRICPDLDTCMYTLGGGIDTERGWGHKGETWNAKEELAAYGVQPDWFGLGDRDIATHLVRTQMLDAGYSLTDVTAALCTRWKPGVTLLPVSDDRSETHVVVSDPAHADAPKRAIHFQEWWVRHRAEIPTESFTHIGAEQATPSQQVLDAIAGADAIVFAPSNPIVSIGAILAIPGVRAALRQAKAPIVGISPIIGGAPLRGMADRCLEVSGIETSASAVARWYGSRSGAGLLDAWLVAPGDHAAVDGVDVREAPLLMTTPELTSTMVATALESVGCAP, from the coding sequence GTGAAGCTGTGTGTATTGGTCGGCGGAGTCGGCGGCGCGAAGTTCCTCATGGGCGCGCGCGAGCTGCTCGGTACCGACACCCCCGGAAGCCCCCATACCATCGATGCGGTCGTCAACATCGGCGACGACGCCTGGATGCACGGACTGCGCATCTGCCCCGATCTCGACACGTGCATGTACACCCTCGGCGGCGGAATCGACACCGAACGCGGCTGGGGCCACAAGGGCGAGACCTGGAACGCGAAGGAAGAGCTCGCCGCCTACGGCGTCCAACCGGACTGGTTCGGCCTCGGCGACCGCGATATCGCCACCCACCTTGTTCGCACGCAGATGCTCGACGCCGGTTATTCGCTCACCGATGTCACCGCGGCGCTGTGCACACGGTGGAAGCCCGGCGTCACGCTTCTGCCCGTTTCCGACGACCGGAGCGAGACGCACGTGGTGGTCTCCGATCCGGCGCACGCAGATGCGCCCAAGCGCGCCATCCACTTCCAGGAGTGGTGGGTGCGCCACCGTGCGGAGATCCCGACCGAATCCTTCACCCATATCGGCGCGGAACAGGCCACACCCTCCCAGCAGGTGCTCGACGCGATCGCCGGAGCCGACGCGATCGTCTTCGCCCCGTCGAATCCGATCGTGTCGATCGGCGCGATTCTCGCGATCCCCGGGGTGCGCGCCGCGCTGCGCCAGGCGAAGGCCCCGATCGTCGGAATCAGCCCGATCATCGGCGGCGCTCCCCTGCGCGGCATGGCCGACCGCTGCCTCGAGGTCTCCGGGATCGAGACCTCCGCGTCCGCCGTGGCGCGCTGGTACGGTTCGCGCTCGGGTGCGGGCCTGCTCGATGCGTGGCTCGTGGCCCCCGGCGATCACGCCGCCGTCGACGGTGTCGACGTTCGGGAAGCCCCACTGCTGATGACGACGCCGGAGCTGACCTCCACCATGGTCGCCACGGCTCTCGAGTCCGTGGGCTGCGCGCCGTGA